From Cyanobium sp. ATX 6F1, a single genomic window includes:
- the hemH gene encoding ferrochelatase has translation MAKVGVLLLNLGGPERIQDVGPFLYNLFADPEIIRLPTPLLQKPLAWLISTLRSSKSQEAYKAIGGGSPLRRITEQQARELQSELRSRDVEATTYVAMRYWHPFTESAVSDIKADHMDEVVVLPLYPHFSISTSGSSFRELQRLRQVDPAFSRLPIRCIRSWYDHPGYVGAMAELISRQLEGCADPSTAHIFFSAHGVPKSYVEEAGDPYQKEIEGCTELIMARLETELGRRNPFTLAYQSRVGPVEWLKPYTDEALVRLGEAGVKELVVVPISFVSEHIETLEEIDIEYREIATEAGITNFQRVPALDVTPSFIRGLADLVQESLDGPEVNLDQAAQLPNRVKLYPQEKWSWGWSNSSEVWNGRLAMVGFSAFLLELISGKGPLHAIGLL, from the coding sequence ATGGCCAAGGTCGGCGTGCTGCTGCTGAACCTCGGCGGTCCAGAGCGCATTCAGGACGTGGGTCCGTTCCTCTACAACCTGTTCGCCGATCCGGAGATCATCCGGCTGCCCACACCGCTGCTGCAGAAGCCCCTGGCCTGGCTGATCAGCACCCTGCGCAGCAGCAAGTCCCAAGAGGCCTACAAGGCGATCGGCGGTGGATCCCCCCTGCGGCGCATCACCGAACAGCAGGCACGGGAACTCCAAAGCGAACTGCGCTCCCGCGATGTGGAGGCCACTACCTATGTGGCCATGCGCTACTGGCACCCGTTCACCGAGTCGGCCGTGTCCGATATCAAGGCCGACCACATGGACGAGGTGGTGGTGCTGCCGCTCTACCCCCACTTCTCGATCAGCACCAGCGGCTCCAGCTTCAGGGAGCTGCAACGGCTGCGCCAGGTGGATCCGGCCTTCTCACGGCTGCCGATCCGCTGCATCCGCAGCTGGTACGACCACCCCGGCTATGTCGGCGCGATGGCTGAGCTGATCTCCCGTCAACTGGAAGGCTGCGCGGATCCCAGCACCGCCCACATCTTCTTCAGTGCCCACGGGGTGCCCAAGAGCTACGTGGAGGAAGCGGGCGACCCCTACCAGAAAGAGATTGAGGGCTGCACAGAGCTGATCATGGCCAGGCTCGAAACCGAGCTGGGCCGCCGCAATCCTTTCACCCTGGCCTACCAGAGCCGCGTGGGCCCCGTGGAATGGCTCAAGCCCTACACCGATGAGGCCCTGGTTCGGCTGGGGGAGGCGGGAGTCAAGGAGCTGGTGGTGGTGCCGATCAGCTTCGTGAGTGAGCACATCGAAACCCTCGAGGAAATCGACATCGAATACCGGGAGATCGCCACAGAGGCAGGGATCACCAACTTCCAGCGGGTGCCCGCCCTCGATGTGACCCCCAGCTTCATCCGCGGGCTGGCGGATCTGGTGCAGGAGTCACTGGACGGTCCGGAGGTGAACCTGGACCAGGCGGCCCAGCTGCCCAACCGGGTGAAGCTCTATCCCCAGGAGAAGTGGTCGTGGGGATGGAGCAACAGCTCCGAAGTCTGGAACGGCCGTCTGGCCATGGTCGGCTTCTCGGCTTTCCTGCTCGAACTGATCAGCGGCAAGGGGCCCTTGCACGCCATCGGTCTGCTTTGA
- a CDS encoding site-specific integrase: MSASIEPLIREQNALLAAGGLSLRLELRGQRLGLRGPLPCRRGSGRHPVQRISLGLPADESGLRQAQQQLRKLVQQLQQQRFQWSEWGQSNGLAAAPVVGGGSPAAPRATGLSEPVGAGAFVQPVLDAFAGSFHAEARRRRNRAGTHTTWRSAYLPYLRRLEAQAGERPLDLNLLLQVLESYGSASRSRQQCGIALAALARFLGLELPADWSQRAGGYGLHRAQFRQLPSDALILGLLERIPNPQWRLAYGLMATYGLRNHELFFCDCSALAPGGDRVLRVLPTSKTGEHQVWPFQPAWVEHFDLPRLGMEAGALPPVCTDLARTTLQQVGRRVAEQFRRYGLPITPYDLRHAWAVRTIHIGLPDTVAARMMGHSVAIHTRTYHHWITRRDQQQAVDAALSRQRQSAAND; the protein is encoded by the coding sequence GTGTCCGCCTCGATCGAGCCGCTGATCCGCGAGCAGAACGCCCTGCTGGCGGCGGGGGGATTGTCCTTGCGACTGGAGCTGCGCGGCCAGCGGCTGGGCCTGCGCGGCCCCCTGCCCTGCCGCCGGGGCAGCGGCCGCCATCCGGTGCAGCGCATCAGCCTTGGCTTGCCGGCCGACGAGAGCGGCCTGCGTCAGGCCCAGCAGCAGTTGCGCAAGCTGGTGCAACAGCTGCAGCAGCAGCGTTTCCAATGGTCGGAGTGGGGCCAGAGCAATGGGTTGGCGGCGGCGCCGGTCGTGGGAGGGGGCTCACCGGCCGCCCCGCGGGCTACTGGTCTGTCTGAACCCGTTGGCGCAGGCGCGTTTGTGCAGCCCGTCCTCGACGCCTTCGCCGGCAGCTTCCACGCCGAGGCCCGCCGCCGCCGAAACCGCGCCGGCACCCACACCACCTGGCGCAGCGCCTACCTGCCCTACCTGCGCCGGCTCGAGGCCCAGGCCGGTGAACGCCCCCTCGATCTGAATCTGCTGCTGCAGGTGCTGGAGAGCTATGGCTCCGCCAGCCGCAGCCGCCAGCAGTGCGGCATCGCCCTGGCGGCCCTGGCCCGCTTCCTTGGGCTGGAGTTGCCGGCCGACTGGAGCCAGCGGGCGGGGGGCTACGGCCTGCATCGGGCCCAGTTCCGCCAGCTCCCCAGTGACGCCCTGATCCTGGGGCTGCTGGAGCGCATCCCCAACCCCCAATGGCGCCTGGCCTACGGGCTGATGGCCACCTACGGCCTGCGCAACCATGAATTGTTTTTCTGCGATTGTTCCGCCTTGGCGCCCGGTGGCGATCGGGTCCTGCGGGTGCTGCCCACCAGCAAGACCGGTGAACACCAGGTGTGGCCCTTCCAGCCCGCCTGGGTGGAGCACTTCGATCTGCCCCGCCTGGGGATGGAGGCCGGCGCCCTGCCGCCCGTCTGCACCGACCTGGCACGCACCACCCTGCAGCAGGTGGGCCGGCGGGTGGCCGAACAGTTCCGCCGCTATGGGCTGCCGATCACCCCCTACGACCTGCGTCACGCCTGGGCCGTGCGCACCATCCACATCGGTCTGCCTGACACGGTGGCAGCCCGGATGATGGGCCACTCAGTGGCGATCCACACCCGGACCTACCACCACTGGATCACCCGCCGCGACCAGCAGCAGGCGGTGGACGCAGCCCTTTCCCGCCAGCGCCAGAGTGCAGCGAACGACTGA
- the pyrH gene encoding UMP kinase, protein MAYRRVLLKLSGEALMGEQGYGIDPAIVQWIAADVAAVVAAGTEVAIVVGGGNIFRGLKGSAAGMDRATADYVGMLATVMNAISLQDALERAGVPTRVQTAIAMQEVAEPYIRRKAIRHLEKGRVVVFGAGCGNPFFTTDTTAALRAAEINAEVVFKATKVDGVYDKDPAKHADAVRYDTLTFQQVLSGELEVMDSTAIALCKDNDIPIVVFDLFGPGNIGRVVAGEPIGTRITPST, encoded by the coding sequence ATGGCTTATCGGCGTGTCCTTCTCAAACTCAGCGGCGAAGCGCTGATGGGCGAGCAGGGTTACGGCATCGATCCGGCCATCGTCCAGTGGATTGCCGCCGATGTGGCCGCCGTGGTGGCCGCCGGCACGGAGGTGGCGATCGTGGTGGGTGGCGGCAACATCTTCCGGGGCCTCAAGGGTTCCGCCGCCGGCATGGACCGCGCCACCGCCGATTACGTCGGCATGCTGGCCACGGTGATGAACGCCATCAGCCTCCAGGACGCCCTGGAGAGGGCGGGGGTGCCCACGAGGGTGCAGACCGCGATTGCCATGCAGGAGGTGGCCGAGCCCTACATCCGCCGCAAGGCGATTCGGCACCTGGAAAAGGGCCGCGTGGTGGTGTTCGGGGCCGGTTGCGGGAACCCCTTTTTCACCACCGACACCACCGCCGCCCTGCGCGCCGCCGAGATCAACGCCGAGGTGGTCTTCAAGGCCACCAAGGTCGATGGCGTCTACGACAAGGATCCCGCCAAGCACGCCGATGCCGTGCGCTACGACACCCTCACCTTTCAGCAGGTGCTGAGTGGGGAGCTTGAGGTGATGGACAGCACCGCCATCGCCCTCTGCAAGGACAACGACATCCCGATCGTCGTGTTCGACCTGTTCGGCCCCGGCAACATCGGCCGGGTCGTCGCGGGTGAACCGATCGGCACCCGCATCACCCCCTCCACCTGA
- a CDS encoding M23 family metallopeptidase, whose translation MVRLRPFQLMAVLVLAQVPLAVAPAGANPAWNRGVFPVTRFLGYTSHYGTRTGPSGSREPHNGLDIAAPMGSPIRNWWSGTVSDLISDGACGIGLVIRSGDYEHIYCHLSGSVSGGWYRSGSLALYEGQRVRAGEEIAHVGMSGRTTGPHLHWGIRYRGEWLNPGVILKAMVLSRRR comes from the coding sequence ATGGTTCGCCTGCGCCCCTTCCAGCTGATGGCCGTCCTGGTGCTGGCCCAGGTGCCCCTGGCCGTGGCCCCGGCCGGGGCCAACCCTGCCTGGAACAGAGGGGTGTTCCCGGTGACCCGTTTCCTCGGCTATACAAGCCATTACGGAACCCGCACCGGTCCGAGCGGCTCGAGGGAACCCCACAACGGCCTGGACATCGCCGCCCCCATGGGCTCCCCGATCCGCAACTGGTGGAGTGGAACCGTCAGTGATCTGATCAGCGACGGTGCCTGCGGCATCGGCCTGGTGATCCGTTCCGGGGACTACGAGCACATCTACTGCCATCTGTCCGGCTCGGTCAGCGGCGGCTGGTATCGCAGCGGATCCCTTGCGCTTTATGAGGGCCAGCGGGTGCGGGCCGGCGAGGAGATTGCCCATGTGGGCATGAGCGGCCGGACCACAGGCCCCCATCTGCACTGGGGCATCCGTTACCGCGGCGAGTGGCTCAACCCCGGTGTGATCCTCAAGGCGATGGTGCTCAGTCGGCGCCGTTGA
- the frr gene encoding ribosome recycling factor — protein MDLEASMQKSLESTLRTFNSIRTGRANPALLDKISVEYYGADTPLKSLATLSTPDAQTLQIQPFDAGSMALIEKAIATSDLGLTPNNDGRVIRINIPPLTAERRKEFCKLAAKYAEEGKVGLRNIRRDAIDRIKRSEKEAELSEDQSRDEQDKVQKLTDRFIAQLEKHLAEKEADILKV, from the coding sequence ATGGATCTCGAAGCCAGCATGCAGAAGTCGCTGGAATCCACCCTGCGTACGTTCAATTCGATCCGCACCGGCCGCGCCAACCCCGCTCTGCTCGACAAGATCAGCGTTGAGTACTACGGGGCCGATACGCCGCTGAAGTCATTGGCGACCCTCTCCACCCCCGACGCCCAGACCCTTCAGATCCAGCCCTTCGATGCGGGCTCCATGGCCCTGATCGAGAAGGCGATCGCCACCAGTGATCTCGGCCTCACCCCCAACAACGATGGCCGGGTGATCCGCATCAACATTCCGCCACTGACAGCAGAACGGCGCAAGGAGTTCTGCAAGTTGGCCGCCAAGTACGCAGAGGAGGGCAAGGTGGGCCTGCGCAACATCCGTCGCGACGCCATCGACAGGATCAAGCGCAGCGAAAAGGAGGCTGAGCTCTCAGAAGATCAGAGCCGCGATGAGCAGGACAAGGTGCAGAAGCTCACCGATCGCTTCATCGCCCAGCTCGAGAAGCATCTCGCTGAGAAGGAAGCCGACATCCTCAAGGTTTGA
- the ilvB gene encoding biosynthetic-type acetolactate synthase large subunit: MTLTSVSPAVEAAAAALSVPGRVSGAYALMDALHRHGVKHIFGYPGGAILPIYDELHKAESRGWFNHILVRHEQGGAHAADAYARATGQVGVCFGTSGPGATNLVTGIATAQMDSVPLVVITGQVSRAAIGTDAFQETDIFGITLPIVKHSWVVRDPAEIGRIVAEAFLIASTGRPGPVLIDVPKDVGLEEFDYVPVEPGSARPAGYTLPAAPKGAAIAKALELIRQARRPLLYVGGGAISSGAHAAVKTLAERFRLPVTTTLMGKGAFDEQADLAVGMLGMHGTAYANFAVTECDLLIAAGARFDDRVTGRVDSFAPRAQVIHIDIDAAEVGKVRVPEVPIVADVRAALEALLAASEGEPASNRTEAWLERIDSWKQHYPLVVPAPEGMIAPQEVMVALQELAPHAFVTTDVGQHQMWAAQFLHNAPRHWISSSGLGTMGFGLPAAMGVQVAYPEAQVVCVAGDASILMNIQELGTLNQYGLPVKVVVINNGWQGMVRQWQESFYGERYSNSEMTGGMPDFAALAEAFGVRGMAITERGRLHADLAEALAHPGPVFIDVQVRRNENCYPMVPPGASNAQMVGLPSHPELAIDTTRQCGSCGSSTESAHLFCPSCGAKL; encoded by the coding sequence GTGACCCTCACGTCCGTCTCCCCTGCGGTGGAAGCCGCCGCCGCCGCTCTCAGCGTTCCTGGCCGTGTCAGTGGGGCCTATGCCCTGATGGATGCGCTGCACCGCCATGGGGTGAAGCACATCTTCGGCTACCCCGGCGGGGCGATCCTGCCCATCTACGACGAGCTGCACAAGGCTGAAAGCCGGGGCTGGTTCAACCACATCCTGGTGCGCCACGAGCAGGGCGGCGCCCACGCCGCCGACGCCTACGCCAGGGCCACCGGCCAGGTGGGGGTCTGCTTCGGCACCTCCGGCCCCGGTGCCACCAACCTGGTGACCGGCATCGCCACCGCCCAGATGGATTCGGTGCCGCTGGTGGTGATCACCGGTCAGGTGAGCCGCGCCGCGATCGGCACCGACGCGTTCCAGGAAACCGACATCTTCGGGATCACCCTGCCGATCGTGAAGCACTCCTGGGTGGTGCGCGACCCCGCTGAAATCGGTCGGATCGTGGCCGAGGCCTTCCTGATCGCCTCCACCGGCCGGCCGGGCCCGGTGCTGATCGACGTGCCCAAGGATGTGGGCCTCGAAGAATTCGATTACGTGCCGGTGGAGCCCGGCAGCGCCAGGCCCGCCGGCTACACGTTGCCCGCAGCCCCGAAGGGCGCCGCGATCGCCAAGGCCCTGGAGCTGATTCGCCAGGCCCGACGGCCGCTGCTCTACGTCGGTGGTGGGGCGATCAGCTCCGGCGCCCACGCGGCCGTCAAGACCCTCGCCGAGCGCTTCCGGCTGCCGGTCACGACCACGTTGATGGGCAAGGGAGCCTTCGACGAACAGGCGGATCTGGCGGTCGGCATGCTGGGCATGCACGGCACCGCCTATGCCAATTTCGCCGTCACCGAATGTGATCTGCTGATCGCCGCCGGGGCCCGCTTCGATGACCGGGTCACAGGCCGGGTCGACAGCTTTGCCCCCCGGGCCCAGGTGATCCACATCGACATCGATGCCGCCGAGGTGGGCAAGGTGCGGGTTCCGGAGGTGCCGATCGTCGCCGACGTGCGCGCGGCCCTCGAAGCCCTGCTGGCGGCCTCCGAAGGGGAGCCCGCCAGCAACCGCACCGAGGCCTGGCTGGAGCGCATCGACAGCTGGAAGCAGCACTACCCCCTTGTGGTGCCCGCCCCCGAGGGGATGATCGCCCCCCAGGAGGTGATGGTGGCTCTCCAGGAGCTGGCCCCCCACGCCTTCGTCACCACCGACGTGGGCCAACACCAGATGTGGGCCGCCCAGTTCCTGCATAACGCTCCCCGCCACTGGATCAGCAGCAGCGGCCTGGGAACCATGGGCTTCGGGCTGCCCGCCGCCATGGGCGTCCAGGTGGCCTACCCGGAGGCCCAGGTGGTCTGCGTGGCCGGTGACGCCAGCATCCTGATGAACATCCAGGAGCTGGGCACCCTCAACCAGTACGGGCTGCCCGTCAAGGTGGTGGTCATCAACAACGGCTGGCAGGGCATGGTGCGCCAGTGGCAGGAGAGCTTCTACGGGGAGCGCTACTCCAACTCCGAAATGACCGGCGGCATGCCCGATTTCGCGGCCCTGGCGGAAGCCTTCGGGGTGCGGGGCATGGCGATCACGGAGCGGGGGCGTCTTCACGCCGACCTGGCCGAGGCCCTGGCCCACCCCGGACCGGTGTTCATCGATGTGCAAGTTCGCCGCAACGAGAACTGCTACCCGATGGTCCCCCCTGGGGCCAGCAATGCCCAGATGGTGGGTCTGCCCAGCCATCCCGAACTCGCGATCGACACCACCCGTCAGTGCGGCAGCTGCGGCAGCAGCACCGAGAGCGCCCATCTGTTCTGCCCCAGTTGCGGGGCCAAGCTCTGA
- the cobO gene encoding cob(I)yrinic acid a,c-diamide adenosyltransferase translates to MNETPSDLDQLAGEIGPGGALAPEADAEGYRRRMERRREVQSQRVGERNLEKGLVLVFTGEGKGKTTAALGLVLRALGHGQRVAVIQFIKGGWLPGEAKALAVFGEALHWQALGEGFTWETQDRERDRQLVQEAWAESLRHLADPERKLVVLDEVNVALKLGYLGLEQLLAGLDQRPPLTHVALTGRGAPPALVERADLVTEMKLLRHPFREQGVKAQAGIEY, encoded by the coding sequence ATGAACGAAACGCCCTCCGATCTCGACCAGCTGGCCGGTGAGATCGGCCCGGGCGGAGCCCTGGCCCCCGAAGCCGATGCCGAGGGTTACCGCCGGCGCATGGAGCGCCGCCGCGAGGTGCAGAGCCAGCGGGTGGGGGAGCGCAACCTGGAGAAGGGGCTGGTGCTGGTGTTCACCGGCGAGGGCAAGGGCAAGACCACCGCGGCCCTCGGCCTGGTGCTGCGCGCCCTCGGCCATGGGCAGCGGGTGGCGGTGATCCAGTTCATCAAGGGGGGCTGGCTGCCAGGTGAGGCCAAGGCCCTGGCGGTGTTCGGCGAGGCCCTGCACTGGCAGGCCCTGGGGGAAGGCTTCACCTGGGAGACCCAGGACCGGGAGCGGGACCGCCAGCTGGTGCAGGAGGCCTGGGCCGAATCACTGCGGCACCTTGCCGATCCGGAGCGCAAGCTGGTGGTGCTCGATGAGGTGAACGTGGCCCTCAAACTGGGCTACTTGGGTCTGGAGCAGCTGCTGGCGGGCCTCGATCAGCGGCCGCCCCTCACCCATGTGGCGCTCACGGGCCGCGGCGCCCCTCCGGCCCTGGTGGAGCGGGCCGATCTGGTGACCGAGATGAAGCTGCTGCGCCACCCGTTCCGGGAGCAGGGGGTGAAGGCCCAGGCCGGTATCGAGTACTAG